The following coding sequences are from one Pseudophryne corroboree isolate aPseCor3 chromosome 3 unlocalized genomic scaffold, aPseCor3.hap2 SUPER_3_unloc_3, whole genome shotgun sequence window:
- the LOC134983982 gene encoding oocyte zinc finger protein XlCOF7.1-like isoform X2: MFPPRPDVFLTVFMMDKSLMNEKILSLTMEIIYLLIGDYTVVKKTSRECDTPSSHSRVSGGLSRTQSPITVPLPHSLIDERHNDQKILELTNKIIQLLTGEVPIRCEDVTVYFSMKEWEYIEEHRGLYKDVMMENHRPLTSLDGASNRNTPERSPRPLYSQDDTTENHSVPQEGQGEVSINIKVEDIKEEEETYVMIDQQCKEEEIPTDISTDGHSSGGNTSGGHLVVPSECKKEDDEATLDSPVEKPITPNIHPVPPSADLPFGVDNHEQFFSDKSDLATHNTARRGYKTYQCFECGKHFSHNADLKRHHRIHTGEKPFVCSECGKRFTQKSALVYHRRTHTGEKPFACLDCGKSFAHKSILVNHRRVHSGEKPFSCSDCGKCFACKSYLTDHQRTHTGLKPFLCSECHKCFTHKSDLNKHVRIHTGERPYACPECGKGFTQRANLTVHQKVHMVKVRPFP, encoded by the exons ATGTTTCCACCAAGACCGGATGTCTTCCTGACAGTCTTTATGATGGACAAGAGTCTTATGAATGAGAAGATATTGAGTCTAACAATGGAGATTATCTACCTGCTGATaggg gattacacagtagttaaGAAGACGTCAAGAGAGTGTGACACACCCAGCAGCCATTCCCGTGTGTCAGGAggcctgagcaggacccagagccccatcacggtgcctctacctcactcactgatagatgagaggcacaatgaccagaagatcctggaactcaccaacaagatcattcagctgctgactggagag gttcctataaggtgtgaggatgtcacCGTCTATTTCTCCATgaaggagtgggagtatatagaggaacacaggggtctgtacaaggacgtgatgatggagaatcaccggcccctcacatcactgg atggggccagtaacaggaataccccagagagaagtccccgtcctctttattcccaggatGATACAACAGAGAATCACAGTGTCCCACAGGAGGGTCAG GGTGAAGTTTccataaatattaaggtagaagatataaaggaggaagaagagacgtatgtgatgatagatcagcagtgtaaggaggaggaaatccctacagatatcagcacag ACGGACACAGCAGCGGCGGGAACACCTCGGGGGGGCATCTCGTTGTACCTTCAGAGTGTAAGAAAGAAGATGACGAAGCCACACTGGATTCTCCAGTGGAAAAACCTATTACTCCTAATATACATCCAGTACCTCCCAGTGCAGATCTGCCATTTGGTGTCGATAACCATGAGCAATTCTTTTCGGATAAATCAGATCTAGCTACACACAATACAGCCCGTAGGGGCTATAAGACATATCAGTGCTTTGAATGTGGTAAACATTTCAGCCATAATGCCGACCTTAAAAGACATCACCGAATTCACACCGGGGAGAAGCCCTTTGTGTGCTCCGAGTGCGGGAAACGCTTCACGCAGAAATCAGCACTTGTCTATCACCGGAGGACGCACACCGGCGAGAAGCCGTTCGCTTGTCTGGACTGCGGCAAATCCTTTGCCCATAAATCCATCCTCGTCAATCACCGGAGAGTTCACAGCGGCGAGAAGCCGTTCTCCTGCTCCGACTGCGGCAAGTGCTTTGCGTGCAAGTCCTATCTCACCGACCACCAGAGAACCCACACGGGGTTGAAGCCCTTCCTGTGCAGCGAGTGTCACAAATGTTTTACCCACAAGTCAGATCTCAATAAGCACGTTAGAATCCACACTGGGGAGAGACCGTACGCCTGCCCGGAGTGTGGGAAAGGGTTTACGCAGAGGGCCAACCTCACCGTGCACCAAAAGGTCCACATGGTGAAAGTAAGGCCGTTTCCCTAA
- the LOC134983982 gene encoding oocyte zinc finger protein XlCOF7.1-like isoform X1 → MFPPRPDVFLTVFMMDKSLMNEKILSLTMEIIYLLIGDYTVVKKTSRECDTPSSHSRVSGGLSRTQSPITVPLPHSLIDERHNDQKILELTNKIIQLLTGEVPIRCEDVTVYFSMKEWEYIEEHRGLYKDVMMENHRPLTSLDGASNRNTPERSPRPLYSQDDTTENHSVPQEGQGEVSINIKVEDIKEEEETYVMIDQQCKEEEIPTDISTADGHSSGGNTSGGHLVVPSECKKEDDEATLDSPVEKPITPNIHPVPPSADLPFGVDNHEQFFSDKSDLATHNTARRGYKTYQCFECGKHFSHNADLKRHHRIHTGEKPFVCSECGKRFTQKSALVYHRRTHTGEKPFACLDCGKSFAHKSILVNHRRVHSGEKPFSCSDCGKCFACKSYLTDHQRTHTGLKPFLCSECHKCFTHKSDLNKHVRIHTGERPYACPECGKGFTQRANLTVHQKVHMVKVRPFP, encoded by the exons ATGTTTCCACCAAGACCGGATGTCTTCCTGACAGTCTTTATGATGGACAAGAGTCTTATGAATGAGAAGATATTGAGTCTAACAATGGAGATTATCTACCTGCTGATaggg gattacacagtagttaaGAAGACGTCAAGAGAGTGTGACACACCCAGCAGCCATTCCCGTGTGTCAGGAggcctgagcaggacccagagccccatcacggtgcctctacctcactcactgatagatgagaggcacaatgaccagaagatcctggaactcaccaacaagatcattcagctgctgactggagag gttcctataaggtgtgaggatgtcacCGTCTATTTCTCCATgaaggagtgggagtatatagaggaacacaggggtctgtacaaggacgtgatgatggagaatcaccggcccctcacatcactgg atggggccagtaacaggaataccccagagagaagtccccgtcctctttattcccaggatGATACAACAGAGAATCACAGTGTCCCACAGGAGGGTCAG GGTGAAGTTTccataaatattaaggtagaagatataaaggaggaagaagagacgtatgtgatgatagatcagcagtgtaaggaggaggaaatccctacagatatcagcacag CAGACGGACACAGCAGCGGCGGGAACACCTCGGGGGGGCATCTCGTTGTACCTTCAGAGTGTAAGAAAGAAGATGACGAAGCCACACTGGATTCTCCAGTGGAAAAACCTATTACTCCTAATATACATCCAGTACCTCCCAGTGCAGATCTGCCATTTGGTGTCGATAACCATGAGCAATTCTTTTCGGATAAATCAGATCTAGCTACACACAATACAGCCCGTAGGGGCTATAAGACATATCAGTGCTTTGAATGTGGTAAACATTTCAGCCATAATGCCGACCTTAAAAGACATCACCGAATTCACACCGGGGAGAAGCCCTTTGTGTGCTCCGAGTGCGGGAAACGCTTCACGCAGAAATCAGCACTTGTCTATCACCGGAGGACGCACACCGGCGAGAAGCCGTTCGCTTGTCTGGACTGCGGCAAATCCTTTGCCCATAAATCCATCCTCGTCAATCACCGGAGAGTTCACAGCGGCGAGAAGCCGTTCTCCTGCTCCGACTGCGGCAAGTGCTTTGCGTGCAAGTCCTATCTCACCGACCACCAGAGAACCCACACGGGGTTGAAGCCCTTCCTGTGCAGCGAGTGTCACAAATGTTTTACCCACAAGTCAGATCTCAATAAGCACGTTAGAATCCACACTGGGGAGAGACCGTACGCCTGCCCGGAGTGTGGGAAAGGGTTTACGCAGAGGGCCAACCTCACCGTGCACCAAAAGGTCCACATGGTGAAAGTAAGGCCGTTTCCCTAA